From Neomonachus schauinslandi chromosome 4, ASM220157v2, whole genome shotgun sequence:
GCACCGGGCCGGGGAAGGCAGGCAGCGACGGCAGCTCTCCGTCGGGGCTCAGATCCGCGCTCCCAGCTCGCAGCAGCTCCGCCCACGGCCGCGCGCACTCGCCGCTATCCCCCGGGAGGGGCCCCCCGCGGCCGCTGGGGGTGCGGGGAGAACTCAGCGGGGGACCCGGCGGGGGCGGGGAACCGAGTCGGGTTCCGGGAAACACGTGGGCGCGGGGCCCCGGAGCGGCCAGGGGACACCGGCCTCCCCCCTACCCCCGGCCAGCCCCCCTACGCCTCTGCCCCCCCACAGGCCTCCCCCCCACCAACTCTCCCGGCCCCCGGCCTCACCCGCCCCCCGAGGACGGCCTCCGGCGGCGCAACCCCTGCCGCGGCCTCCGCGCCGCCTCCATCCGCCCCCAGCCGCGCGTCCGGCGGAAGTGAGCGGCCCGCCGGGGACCCCGCCCCCGAcatagacccccccccccccccccccccgctgtggacccccccacccccacccccgcgccaAGCTCCTGTCTCAAGTGCGCTGTGGACCTggccgcccccagccccgccagCGCGCCCCGATCCCTCCCCTGTGCGCGCTGGAGCCCGCCCCTGGCcgcgcacccccaccccacagtctGCTCCTGGGGCCCTGAGGCGGCCTCCCGTTCGTGACACTGTCGGAGGGGAAGGTGTCCTGACCTCCACATTGGAGGAGAGGCAGGCCACGGTTCCTTCCTGCACCAGAGGCGGGACTGAGGTGGGGGAGGCCGACCGGCCCTGAGGGGGCTGATGTCCAGCTGAGGAAGGGATGTGGGGGGACCCATCTGCTGTCTTCCGGAGGCTTGGGGTCTGCAGAGGCTTAGGAGGAGGAACTGGGCACAGAGTCAGGCTGCAGGatcccttccccctctgcccctggaaGCTCCCCTCAGTTAAAGCCCACCTGCCCCATGCCCTGGCTCTCCACCTCCCGATGCCCTGGACagctcccagcctcagtttccagcTGTGTGGAAGGGGATTCGGCCTGTCCTTCTTAGGACGATCGTGTTTCCCTACTAAAGGGAGGAACTTGGTTTTCGgagttaagaaagaaaagagaggcaacAAAGTCCAGGTGgccagcctggggggggggggtcggtcCTGGGCCAGGGTCCGGTGCGGCGGGGGTCCTCCAGGGCTCTGAGGGGCTTCCCTGAGACTCGGGGCCCAGGTGCTCTGGCCGGGCGACCACTCCATCCACCACTTGGTGGCAGCAGATGCCCAGGGCACTGTCGGCCACTCATGATCCTGCAGAGCCAGTGCCCGGTGGGCCCCAAGGTGAGCCCCTGGGTGACCCCCACCCTCACCAGGGCTGGAGTGTGTAGGGGGCTGGGTGGCAGAAACTCCCCTCCATAGACAAGCAGATGtcacttggggtcctgggactccTTGGCTCTTCCCAACCCCAGCAGCTTTGGGCTCTGCTCTGCACCCCCTTCCTCAGGGGCTCCCACAACCCTGTTCCAACCTCCTCACCTTGGCCCCTCTGCAAGCCACTGTCCTGCCCTCCTCCAGTCCCAGGTCTTGGGCACCCCCCCTCACTGCACACTCCAGTCCCAGGGCCCCCCATCCGTGAGTCAAGGTCATCCGCCTGTGGCACTGAGGTCACCCTTCATCCGGTTGCCCGTGCAGACCTCCACAGGGGGGACAGGCTATGTCAGGGATTGTTCTAGATCCTGGAGACCTCCAGGGGAAGGAGACGGGGTCCTCACCCTCAGAACCTGCCAACCAATCGAAAACAGAACCCACGTGCATAAAAGAGCAGAGCCACCACACAGGGTGGTCCTAGGAGCCCCTGAAGGAGGTGGCCTGCAGCTGGGCCTGCTCCCAGGTGAGGGCAGCCCAGATGTGAGGCCTCCCTGGTAGGGCTCAGTGCAGTGTCCGGCAGACCCAGGACTGCCAAACAGCTTGTGGCGGGAGCTCCCAGACACGGGCCCATGGGCCCTGGCTTCAGCTTCGGCAGCTTCAAAGccttagggggggggggggcgccacCGCATGTCCGCAGTCTGGCCATGGGGACACTCAGAGGGAATGGCGCCAGGCCTCCCCGCGGCAGAGGAAGGTACAGCCGGGCCTCAGAGAGGCAGCGTGCACTCAGCTCTCCGGCCATGCTGGGAAGTTGCGTGGGGACATCTGTGTGAGCAGCTACTGCGCCTGAACAGGGCTCCGGGAACTGGACACTGGAGTCTTCAGCATCCCAACCACTCCTGCCCCTTCCAGTTCCCTTCTCTACAGGCCTCACACGGCCCCGCTCGCTGACCGAGAAGGGCAGAGCAAGGCATTGGCAGGGAGGGGTCCCAGATGGGCCCCGGACGAGGGCTGGCCTGACGGAGCCTGGCCGTGGCCTACGGCACAGAAGGAGCGGGGCGGCAGGGGGCACCCTGCTCCTTGGCCTCGGCCAGCCCGGGGGCCTCGTTTGCCCTTGACTGCCAAGGGCGAAGCCCGggcccccaggccaggcctgcGCTCACTGGCAGAACAGAGGCCCTCGGGGACTGGCCTTCTGGGGGCAGCCGAACTGCAGCCATGTGTACAAGCTGTCCTCCCGGGGGCTTCTCCTCTCTGGTTTCACCGGCCGCTGGGGATTAGCTCCGCCATCACGGCTGGCACCCTTGGTCTGGGCTACCTCCACGGAGCACAGAGCCGGGGTGAGGCGCCAGGCGAGCGGCAGGTGCgaagccccgcccccgccgcccctgcCTGCACCAGGGCTGTCTGGAGGTGGAGTGCGGACGACCCCACCGCTGGGCCCACCTTGTCGCAGCTGTCCCGGCGTCATGGGCAAGACGCAGCAGCCAtgctggggctggaggctgaACGGTTGAACCTGACTGAAAGCCACCTGCGGAGGTGACTGGCAGTGAGTGGAGCTTCCCTGGAAAATGATTTCTGATTGGTTCTGATGCTGGAGCTGCAGACACAGATTTTTATGAGCCCAAATTCATGTTTACAAAGACCATTTCAGCCATTCCCGAGAGGCCCCCCTCAGGCAAAGCAGCAAGTGctccaggggcaggggtggggggcccctccctgcagcccactctctctgctctccctggcTTCATCCACAGGGAAGTGAGGGCGCTGTGCGTGATGACCTAGAACCCCCTCCCTGCCAAGGTGCCCGTCCCAGCATTGGGCATGTGTGGCCAGCCTATCCGGGgcctctccctgcccagcaccTTCCACTACCAAGGAGCAAAGGTCTCGGGTCCCGGTGCTCTCAGAGCCAGGGTGGGGACGGGTTCCTTGCTCCTCTGGCCAGTCTGATGCCCCCAGGAGCCCAGCTGGGGCTCCCCATCAGCTTGAGCCGGGGAAACCCTGTTAGCCAGACCCTGGCCTGGGTCCAGCTGGAGTGTGGTCTAAGCCCCACTTAGCTGCTCTGCACCCTCCTCGGACCGGGTAGGGGCTGGTTCAGCCATCAGGCCACTGTGCAGATGGGGTCAAGATGGCAAGGATGGACAAGAACGGGGACTGAGGCTGGCAGGCATGACCTGGAAAGCCCTAGAAAGCAGAGTGGCCTTCCGACTTCTAGGTGACCCTGGCAGCGGGTGGCACGCGTGCTCATGGCGGGGGTTGCCACCTCCTAGGCCGAGCGGCCCTCAGGGTGCCCTGGCCGGGCCTGCTCACCAGGTGAGCGCACCAGGAACGCTGGGCTGCCTCCTCCGCAGAGCCGGGCCTGCGGGCGAGTCCAGGCAGTGGGCTACCCTGGGCCACACCTGCCAGCCGGTGTGTGCCAGGCGGGCCAGCGCGCTGGCAGCCAGGCAGCAGCATTCGTGGGAGTGTGCGGTGCCAGGCAGACAGGCCAGATTGAAACAGTTGCCTGGGAAACGTGGCAGGACCCGTCGGGCAGCAGAGTGCGTGTGTGGGGCCCACTCACCGGCTCGGGAACGAGGGCTCCGCAGCCTTCTCAAGGCATCTCCTCCCCATGGGGATGGGCGTCCATGGCTGAGACCCACCAGTGCTCAGCAGGCTCAAACCCTGGGCTGCCACAGCCTCCAGCCGCACCCCAAAAACCCCAAAGCCAGGAACCAGCTGGGGAGTTGGCACAGGAGAGATGGCGGCCCTGTCTCCACGCCCCCATCCCAGCCACCGCCTCTCTCCTGGACAAACCCCTCTCCCAGCGGTCCTTTAGAAACTGGCCGAGAGGTCCCCACCTGCCCCACTGTCCACTCCCTTCTCGGCGGCTGCCCTCTGCCCAGTCACACCGGCCCTTCCTCTGTCCTGATCCAAGTCTGCAGCTCAGGCTTCTGCCCTCACCGGTTCGCCTGCAGGTGGTAGCTCCTGCTGGCCCTTGGGCTCTGCTCTGGTGTCCCCTCCACCGAGAA
This genomic window contains:
- the FAAP20 gene encoding LOW QUALITY PROTEIN: Fanconi anemia core complex-associated protein 20 (The sequence of the model RefSeq protein was modified relative to this genomic sequence to represent the inferred CDS: deleted 1 base in 1 codon); its protein translation is MPSQEETPYEVHFSRVLKWLVPGFGVFGVRLEAVAAQGLSLLSTVGPTHALCCPTGPATFPRQLFQSACLPGTAHSHECCCLAASALARLAHTGWQGGGRCPLAAPGPRAHVFPGTRLGSPPPPGPPLSSPRTPSGRGGPLPGDSGECARPWAELLRAGSADLSPDGELPSLPAFPGPEPGRGPERAAPPEVFTVGARTFSWTPFPPAPRGGGDPGRSYRVLLGARGRSGSPARSPQRRSAPEPRGTPGAQEQLWEATLRSCPMCQADFAPSLSLLDIDGHLAQCLAESTEDVVW